A single Corynebacterium stationis DNA region contains:
- a CDS encoding D-ribose ABC transporter substrate-binding protein: MFTLSTTARKSLAIASIAALSVSAVACNRGESSDGADGGSVTLALSTQTNPFFVELRDGAQAKANELGIDLDIQDASDDAATQADQLRNAETSGADVVIVNPTDSDAVGSAVQSLNNADIPVIAVDRSSNSGEVASFVASDNVAGGKQAADALAKAIGEEGEILVLQGIAGSSASRDRGQGFEEGIAEYPDIEVVAKQTANFDRTEGLNVTTNLLQANPNIKAIFAENDEMALGAIEALGARAGEEVKVFGFDGTADGLTAVEDGKLEGTIAQQPDELGARAVEQAAAILEGGTAEEEVPVEVVTVTNENVAEFK, translated from the coding sequence ATGTTTACTCTTTCCACCACTGCCCGTAAGTCCCTGGCCATCGCTTCCATCGCAGCCCTTTCTGTCTCCGCTGTTGCATGTAACCGCGGCGAAAGCTCGGATGGCGCTGACGGCGGCTCGGTCACGCTGGCGCTGTCCACGCAGACCAACCCATTCTTCGTCGAACTGCGCGATGGTGCGCAAGCGAAGGCAAACGAACTCGGCATCGACTTGGATATCCAGGACGCTTCCGATGACGCCGCTACCCAGGCGGATCAGCTGCGCAATGCTGAGACCTCCGGCGCCGATGTGGTCATCGTCAACCCCACTGACTCTGATGCCGTGGGCTCTGCCGTGCAGTCCCTAAACAACGCTGATATCCCAGTTATCGCAGTAGACCGCTCCTCCAACTCCGGTGAGGTAGCAAGTTTCGTGGCTTCCGATAACGTTGCCGGCGGCAAGCAGGCTGCCGATGCACTTGCCAAGGCCATCGGCGAGGAAGGCGAAATCCTCGTGCTGCAGGGCATCGCTGGTTCTTCCGCATCCCGCGACCGCGGCCAGGGCTTTGAAGAAGGCATTGCCGAGTACCCAGATATTGAGGTTGTGGCCAAGCAGACCGCGAACTTTGACCGCACTGAAGGCCTGAATGTCACCACTAACCTGCTGCAGGCAAATCCTAATATCAAGGCAATCTTCGCAGAAAATGATGAGATGGCGCTGGGCGCGATTGAAGCCTTGGGCGCCCGCGCTGGCGAGGAAGTAAAGGTCTTCGGCTTCGACGGCACCGCCGATGGTCTCACCGCTGTCGAAGACGGCAAGCTGGAAGGCACCATTGCGCAGCAGCCAGATGAGTTGGGCGCACGCGCAGTTGAGCAGGCAGCAGCAATCTTAGAAGGCGGCACCGCTGAGGAAGAGGTTCCGGTTGAGGTTGTCACCGTGACCAACGAGAACGTCGCCGAGTTCAAGTAA
- a CDS encoding ABC transporter permease produces MNNGALVGLFILCIALFIATPHFLTVNNFLNIGIQAATVAILAFGMTFVIITAGIDLSVGSVAALGAMVSASFFTDLSLPGWLSLIIGLLTGLAAGAICGIATAYGKIPSFIATLAMMSIARGATLVISDGSPIATAPSVNWLGSTVAGIPIPIVMMVIAGLVCWFILERTVLGRSMYAIGGNLEAARLSGLPVRRIQIIVFGLSGLFAALAGLVMAGRLSSAQPQAGVGYELDAIAAVVIGGASLAGGQGRATGTLVGALLLAVIRNGLNLLNVSSFWQQIVIGLVIALAVGFDVIRNKTAQ; encoded by the coding sequence ATGAACAACGGCGCTTTAGTCGGACTGTTCATCTTGTGCATCGCTTTGTTCATCGCGACCCCGCACTTTTTAACCGTTAATAACTTCCTCAACATCGGAATTCAGGCCGCCACCGTGGCGATTTTGGCCTTCGGCATGACCTTTGTCATCATCACCGCCGGCATTGACCTTTCGGTGGGCTCGGTTGCCGCACTCGGCGCGATGGTCTCCGCATCCTTCTTTACGGACTTGAGCCTGCCGGGATGGTTATCGCTCATTATCGGCCTTCTCACAGGTCTTGCCGCCGGCGCAATCTGTGGCATCGCTACTGCTTATGGCAAAATCCCCTCCTTTATTGCAACGCTGGCGATGATGTCGATTGCCCGCGGTGCCACCTTAGTCATCTCCGATGGCTCCCCGATTGCAACCGCACCATCGGTGAACTGGTTGGGCTCGACCGTCGCGGGCATCCCCATCCCAATTGTCATGATGGTGATTGCAGGTTTGGTCTGCTGGTTCATTCTGGAGCGCACCGTACTAGGCCGTTCGATGTATGCCATCGGCGGCAATCTCGAAGCCGCACGCCTGTCGGGCCTGCCAGTCCGCCGCATCCAGATCATTGTCTTTGGTCTCTCCGGTCTCTTCGCAGCGCTCGCTGGTTTGGTCATGGCGGGACGTCTAAGTTCCGCGCAGCCGCAGGCCGGCGTGGGCTATGAACTCGATGCGATTGCTGCCGTCGTCATCGGTGGTGCATCGCTCGCCGGTGGCCAAGGCCGCGCAACCGGAACGCTCGTCGGTGCGCTGCTGCTGGCGGTGATCCGCAATGGCCTGAACCTGCTCAACGTGTCCTCGTTCTGGCAGCAAATCGTCATCGGTTTGGTCATCGCACTGGCCGTTGGCTTCGACGTCATCCGTAACAAAACTGCGCAATAA
- a CDS encoding sugar ABC transporter ATP-binding protein, with translation MPDHTDDTVLQLVNVSKSFGPVNVIKDVTLSVRRGQVQALLGENGAGKSTLIKMIAGVHQPDSGKILVDGSEATIASTNDSEAHGIATIHQELNLVPTLSVAENIMLGRAPKRFGMVNRKHLNAQAQAALNLIGLDVPLKQPVGELGIAKQQLIEIAKALSMNARILILDEPTAALTGKEVDALFTILDELKAKGVAMVFISHHLDELARIADTISILRDGEFVAEVPASTDEDTLVQHMVGRAIEEQYPRGEVAEPGAPLLDVAGLTSTSKFSDISFTVHAGEIVGLAGLVGAGRTEVVRAIAGADKYDSGSVEVAGKKLKSGDIQGAIRSGVGHIPEDRKGQALVLDGTVNENLGYATLAATSKAGLADRSGQKRRASEVAEKLRIRMAHIDQPIRNLSGGNQQKAVFGRWVLANSKVLLLDEPTRGVDVGAKVEIYNIINEITAGGGAVLMVSSDLPEILGMSDRILVMSGGKIAGELPKDTTQDEIMALAVSNVSSAASAESVHDSDHAAAFATLKEDSQ, from the coding sequence ATGCCCGACCACACCGACGACACGGTTTTACAGCTAGTTAACGTTTCTAAATCCTTTGGCCCGGTCAACGTGATTAAAGATGTCACCTTGTCTGTTCGCCGCGGACAAGTCCAAGCACTGCTCGGGGAAAATGGCGCCGGTAAATCCACGCTGATCAAGATGATTGCCGGCGTGCACCAGCCAGATTCCGGCAAGATTCTTGTCGATGGCTCCGAGGCCACCATCGCTTCGACCAATGACTCCGAAGCGCACGGTATTGCCACTATCCACCAAGAGCTGAATTTGGTGCCCACGCTATCGGTGGCCGAAAATATCATGCTCGGCCGTGCACCGAAGCGCTTTGGCATGGTCAACCGCAAGCACCTCAATGCCCAGGCGCAAGCAGCGTTGAACCTGATTGGTTTGGATGTGCCGCTCAAACAGCCCGTGGGTGAGCTCGGTATTGCTAAGCAGCAGCTTATTGAAATCGCCAAGGCACTATCGATGAATGCGCGCATCCTGATTTTGGATGAACCCACTGCCGCATTGACGGGCAAAGAAGTCGACGCGCTGTTCACCATTCTCGATGAGCTCAAAGCCAAGGGCGTGGCCATGGTGTTTATCTCGCACCACTTAGATGAGCTTGCACGTATTGCAGATACCATCTCCATTTTGCGCGATGGCGAATTCGTCGCTGAAGTTCCAGCCTCAACCGATGAAGATACTTTGGTCCAGCACATGGTTGGTCGCGCCATCGAAGAGCAATACCCGCGCGGTGAGGTTGCCGAACCCGGCGCGCCGCTGTTGGATGTGGCGGGGTTGACATCGACAAGCAAGTTTAGCGATATCTCCTTTACCGTGCACGCTGGCGAAATCGTCGGCCTGGCAGGATTGGTAGGCGCGGGCCGCACCGAGGTTGTGCGCGCTATTGCCGGCGCGGATAAATATGACTCGGGCTCGGTGGAAGTTGCCGGCAAAAAGCTTAAATCTGGCGATATCCAAGGCGCTATTCGCTCTGGTGTTGGCCATATTCCGGAAGACCGCAAGGGCCAAGCCTTGGTGCTAGATGGCACGGTCAATGAAAACCTCGGCTATGCCACCTTGGCCGCAACTAGCAAAGCTGGGCTGGCGGACCGCTCGGGGCAAAAGCGCCGCGCGAGTGAAGTCGCGGAAAAGCTGCGCATCCGCATGGCTCATATTGACCAGCCCATCCGCAATCTCTCCGGCGGCAACCAGCAAAAGGCGGTCTTTGGCCGCTGGGTGCTGGCGAATTCCAAGGTGTTGTTGCTGGATGAACCCACCCGCGGCGTCGATGTCGGCGCGAAGGTGGAAATCTACAACATCATCAATGAAATCACCGCAGGCGGTGGTGCCGTGCTGATGGTCTCCTCCGACCTACCGGAAATCCTCGGCATGTCCGACCGCATCCTAGTCATGTCCGGCGGGAAAATCGCCGGCGAATTGCCCAAAGACACCACCCAAGACGAAATCATGGCGCTCGCGGTTTCCAACGTTTCATCCGCGGCCAGCGCCGAATCAGTCCACGACAGCGACCACGCCGCAGCATTTGCCACCTTAAAGGAGGATTCCCAGTGA
- a CDS encoding LacI family DNA-binding transcriptional regulator, which yields MVTAPTTLRDIARACGVSVSTVSRALANNPAIAKKTRETIQAIAKELDYRPNAQARALKSSRTDAIGLVVPSLINPFFSAMAAAIEDEANQAGYATIITSSGENTPKITEAIEALRARQVDGIIAVPHAKSVEMLEHVARSTPLLFIDRYIHGSNIPAVVSNSAPGIKAALEALASRGHKKIGYLAGPQTTSTGLERLKGFQRFCEELGLEQIIHHGGYLHEEGFTGTQKLLEQQPTALIAGDSMMTFGALEALYRENVDIGKQIALVGFDDFVFMRIQPAPVSIIDQNVEEMGRTALRNLVASFAGKSPPEGAVVQTRFIARESIEFSP from the coding sequence ATGGTGACTGCTCCGACCACATTGCGGGACATCGCCCGCGCCTGTGGGGTTTCAGTATCCACTGTCTCCCGGGCGCTGGCTAATAATCCGGCGATTGCGAAAAAGACTCGGGAAACTATCCAAGCCATCGCTAAAGAACTGGATTACCGCCCTAATGCACAAGCGCGTGCGCTGAAAAGTTCGCGTACTGACGCTATCGGCCTGGTGGTCCCCAGCCTTATCAACCCGTTCTTTTCCGCGATGGCGGCGGCGATTGAAGATGAAGCAAACCAGGCTGGTTATGCCACGATCATCACCAGCAGCGGCGAAAATACCCCGAAGATTACTGAAGCCATTGAAGCGCTGCGTGCGCGCCAAGTCGATGGCATCATCGCAGTTCCACACGCCAAATCCGTAGAGATGCTAGAGCACGTCGCGCGCTCTACTCCCCTGTTATTTATTGACCGATATATCCACGGCAGCAATATCCCCGCGGTAGTTTCAAATTCCGCACCAGGTATTAAGGCAGCACTAGAAGCGTTGGCATCGCGCGGGCATAAAAAGATTGGCTACCTGGCTGGTCCGCAGACCACCTCGACTGGTTTAGAACGCTTGAAAGGCTTCCAGCGTTTTTGCGAAGAGCTCGGCTTAGAGCAGATCATTCACCACGGTGGCTATCTGCATGAAGAAGGTTTTACCGGCACGCAGAAGCTGTTAGAGCAACAGCCCACGGCGCTTATCGCTGGTGACTCCATGATGACCTTTGGTGCGTTGGAAGCGTTGTATAGGGAAAACGTGGACATCGGTAAGCAAATTGCTCTCGTGGGCTTTGATGACTTCGTCTTCATGCGCATTCAACCAGCGCCGGTGTCGATTATTGACCAAAACGTCGAAGAGATGGGCCGCACGGCACTGCGTAACCTCGTTGCTTCTTTCGCCGGTAAATCCCCGCCGGAAGGAGCCGTGGTACAAACCCGGTTCATCGCCCGTGAATCCATTGAATTTTCTCCCTAA